A window of Cellulomonas fimi contains these coding sequences:
- a CDS encoding VIT1/CCC1 transporter family protein, with product MSALSTHLVGPRRSPEGSSVEPSAPNPEPLSAGRLNRLRAAVLGANDGIVSVAAMVVGVAGAAPARSAVVTAGIAGLVAGALSMAAGEYVSVSSQRDAERAGIASGALDDDTELTDPWHAAGASLVAFLVGGLVPVLAVLLVPTAAARVPVVAAAVIAALVVTGALSARAGGAPVRRAVLRNIVGGGLAMAVTYGVGSVVGLAL from the coding sequence ATGAGCGCCCTGTCGACCCACCTCGTCGGACCGCGCCGCTCCCCCGAGGGGAGCTCTGTCGAGCCGTCCGCCCCGAACCCCGAGCCCCTGAGCGCCGGCCGGCTCAACCGGCTGCGTGCCGCCGTCCTGGGCGCCAACGACGGCATCGTGTCCGTCGCCGCGATGGTCGTCGGCGTCGCCGGTGCGGCCCCCGCGCGGTCGGCCGTCGTCACCGCCGGCATCGCCGGTCTGGTCGCGGGCGCGCTGTCGATGGCCGCCGGCGAGTACGTCTCGGTCTCCTCGCAGCGGGACGCCGAGCGCGCGGGCATCGCATCGGGCGCGCTCGACGACGACACCGAGCTCACCGACCCCTGGCACGCCGCCGGCGCCTCGCTCGTCGCGTTCCTCGTCGGCGGTCTCGTGCCGGTCCTCGCGGTCCTGCTGGTCCCGACCGCGGCCGCGCGCGTGCCGGTCGTGGCCGCGGCCGTGATCGCCGCGCTGGTCGTCACCGGTGCACTGAGCGCCCGCGCCGGCGGCGCACCCGTCCGACGGGCCGTGCTGCGCAACATCGTCGGTGGCGGGCTCGCGATGGCCGTGACCTACGGCGTCGGGAGCGTCGTCGGGCTCGCGCTCTGA
- a CDS encoding YidH family protein, with protein sequence MSPAPRRPRWVYGSGDEPDARFSLANERTFLAWVRTSLALLAGGVALEALDLPVEPGLRLAAATLLVVLGTAAPLLAWLGWARAERAMRRGDPLPPPVGFLALVVGVLVAGLLVLLGLLLA encoded by the coding sequence ATGTCCCCCGCACCGCGCCGACCCCGCTGGGTCTACGGCTCCGGCGACGAGCCCGACGCCCGGTTCTCCCTCGCCAACGAGCGGACCTTCCTCGCCTGGGTGCGCACGTCGCTCGCGCTGCTGGCCGGCGGCGTCGCGCTCGAGGCGCTCGACCTGCCCGTCGAGCCGGGGCTCCGGCTCGCGGCCGCGACGCTGCTCGTCGTGCTCGGCACCGCGGCTCCGCTGCTGGCCTGGCTCGGCTGGGCGCGCGCCGAGCGCGCGATGCGCCGCGGCGATCCGCTGCCGCCGCCCGTCGGCTTCCTCGCGCTCGTCGTCGGCGTGCTCGTCGCGGGCCTGCTCGTCCTGCTCGGGCTCCTGCTCGCGTGA
- a CDS encoding YccF domain-containing protein translates to MKTLLNVIWLVLAGLWLALGYVAAGVLCCLLIVTIPFGIASFRIAGYALWPFGRTVVDKPTAGAWSTIGNVIWVVVAGIWLAIGHVVTAIPLFVSIIGIPLGIANLKMIPVSLLPLGKEIVPTDRPFAAYGA, encoded by the coding sequence GTGAAGACCCTGCTCAACGTCATCTGGCTGGTCCTCGCGGGACTGTGGCTCGCGCTCGGGTACGTCGCTGCCGGGGTGCTGTGCTGCCTGCTGATCGTGACGATCCCGTTCGGGATCGCGTCCTTCCGCATCGCCGGCTACGCCCTGTGGCCGTTCGGCCGCACGGTCGTCGACAAGCCGACCGCGGGGGCGTGGTCGACGATCGGCAACGTGATCTGGGTGGTCGTGGCGGGGATCTGGCTCGCGATCGGCCACGTGGTCACGGCGATCCCGCTGTTCGTGTCGATCATCGGCATCCCGCTCGGCATCGCGAACCTCAAGATGATCCCGGTGTCGCTGCTGCCGCTCGGCAAGGAGATCGTCCCGACCGACCGGCCGTTCGCCGCCTACGGCGCCTGA
- the ybaK gene encoding Cys-tRNA(Pro) deacylase: MAKKDAKHAPSGTPALVALAAAGVPHTAHPYEHDPASDVGYGLEAAQVLGVPPEQVFKTLMTSVDGRLTVAVVPVTGKLDLKALAQAAGGKKAAMAAKPDAERATGYVVGGISPLGQKTAHPTVVDETVWLFDTVFVSGGRRGLDVELAPDDLVRLTAATVADIARG; encoded by the coding sequence GTGGCGAAGAAGGACGCGAAGCACGCCCCCTCCGGGACCCCCGCGCTCGTCGCGCTCGCGGCGGCCGGGGTGCCGCACACCGCGCACCCGTACGAGCACGACCCGGCGAGCGACGTCGGGTACGGGCTGGAGGCCGCGCAGGTCCTCGGCGTGCCCCCGGAGCAGGTCTTCAAGACGCTCATGACGAGCGTCGACGGGCGGCTCACGGTGGCCGTCGTGCCGGTGACGGGCAAGCTCGACCTCAAGGCCCTCGCGCAGGCCGCGGGCGGCAAGAAGGCCGCCATGGCGGCGAAGCCCGACGCGGAGCGCGCGACCGGTTACGTCGTCGGGGGGATCTCCCCGCTCGGCCAGAAGACCGCGCACCCGACCGTCGTCGACGAGACGGTGTGGCTGTTCGACACCGTGTTCGTCTCCGGCGGGCGGCGCGGGCTGGACGTCGAGCTCGCGCCCGACGACCTGGTCCGGCTCACGGCCGCGACGGTCGCCGACATCGCGCGCGGCTGA
- a CDS encoding right-handed parallel beta-helix repeat-containing protein: MRLTSVLSGLALAVSGVLVAAPAGALDPAPACGTLLTTDTVLTADLTCPAGTDGLELAEGVTLDLGGFTLRGPGTGVGVKVQVLGDAGVRNGTIAGWSTGIRNDAPEFEIDGVVTIADVTFTENGTGVDPSGRWGASGKTYEVSDSTFTANSEGIGAFYGYAHVVRSVFSGNASAVSLITAGVFVEDSRIENNSTGLYCDESGCRVHRSTLADNGAALDVRTFGAEVVDSVLERNDVGLRSFGAWGPNYVSGSELVDNGTGIELQTSSARVLDNVFRGNGLAFTTDGSDPTWFDETLVRGNLFERNDDAIFFDEIEGGPNTRLERNTANYNRGWGIHAPGVVDGGGNKAKRNGNEPQCVGVVCPGSKPRS, from the coding sequence ATGAGACTCACATCAGTGCTGTCCGGACTCGCGCTCGCCGTCTCGGGCGTGCTCGTCGCCGCACCGGCAGGGGCGCTCGACCCGGCGCCCGCCTGCGGGACGCTCCTGACGACCGACACCGTCCTCACCGCCGACCTCACGTGTCCGGCGGGCACGGACGGCCTCGAGCTCGCCGAGGGCGTCACGCTGGACCTCGGCGGCTTCACGCTGAGGGGCCCCGGCACGGGCGTCGGGGTGAAGGTCCAGGTGCTCGGCGACGCAGGTGTCCGCAACGGCACGATCGCGGGCTGGAGCACCGGCATCCGCAACGACGCGCCCGAGTTCGAGATCGACGGCGTCGTCACCATCGCCGACGTCACCTTCACCGAGAACGGCACCGGCGTGGACCCGTCCGGTCGGTGGGGCGCCTCGGGCAAGACGTACGAGGTGAGCGACTCGACGTTCACCGCCAACTCCGAGGGCATCGGGGCGTTCTACGGCTACGCGCACGTCGTGCGGTCGGTGTTCAGCGGGAACGCGTCCGCCGTCAGCCTCATCACGGCGGGTGTCTTCGTCGAGGACTCGCGCATCGAGAACAACTCGACGGGGCTGTACTGCGACGAGTCGGGCTGCCGGGTGCACCGGTCGACCCTCGCCGACAACGGTGCGGCTCTCGACGTCCGGACGTTCGGCGCGGAGGTCGTCGACTCCGTGCTGGAGCGCAACGACGTCGGCCTGCGCTCGTTCGGCGCGTGGGGCCCGAATTACGTCAGCGGGTCCGAGCTCGTCGACAACGGCACGGGCATCGAGCTGCAGACGAGCTCCGCGCGCGTGCTCGACAACGTGTTCCGGGGGAACGGTCTGGCCTTCACGACCGACGGCTCCGACCCGACGTGGTTCGACGAGACGCTCGTGCGCGGCAACCTCTTCGAGCGCAACGACGACGCGATCTTCTTCGACGAGATCGAGGGCGGACCGAACACGCGCCTGGAGCGGAACACCGCGAACTACAACCGCGGGTGGGGCATCCACGCGCCGGGCGTGGTCGACGGCGGCGGCAACAAGGCGAAGCGCAACGGCAACGAGCCGCAGTGCGTGGGCGTCGTCTGCCCCGGCTCCAAGCCGCGTTCCTGA
- a CDS encoding YggS family pyridoxal phosphate-dependent enzyme — MTTTAPAGDDERALLADRLAAVRARVADACAAAGRDPRSVRVLLATKTVDAARVRAALAADAAAVEADGTLAPVLIGENRVQELVAKGPALADLGPVTHLIGPLQSNKVNAALRWVSCVESVESLALARRLAGRCADRATPLDVLVQVNVSGEPTKHGVTLDAAADLATTVAALPGLRLAGFMTVGLRSPDPAAVGAGYAALAAVRDDVVASGEPGTSEARELSMGMSGDLEVAVRHGATLVRVGSAVFGARPPA, encoded by the coding sequence GTGACGACCACCGCGCCCGCGGGCGACGACGAGCGCGCGCTGCTGGCCGACCGTCTGGCCGCCGTGCGTGCGCGCGTCGCCGACGCCTGCGCGGCCGCGGGCCGCGACCCGCGGTCGGTACGCGTCCTGCTCGCCACGAAGACGGTCGACGCCGCCCGCGTCCGCGCCGCGCTCGCCGCCGACGCCGCCGCGGTCGAGGCCGACGGGACGCTCGCGCCGGTGCTGATCGGCGAGAACCGCGTGCAGGAGCTCGTCGCGAAGGGTCCGGCGCTGGCCGACCTCGGCCCGGTCACGCACCTGATCGGACCGCTGCAGTCCAACAAGGTCAACGCGGCGCTGCGGTGGGTGTCGTGCGTCGAGTCGGTCGAGTCGCTCGCGCTCGCGCGCCGGCTGGCCGGACGCTGCGCGGACCGTGCGACGCCGCTCGACGTGCTGGTGCAGGTCAACGTGTCGGGCGAGCCGACCAAGCACGGGGTCACGCTCGACGCCGCGGCGGACCTCGCGACGACCGTCGCGGCGCTGCCCGGGCTGCGGCTCGCGGGCTTCATGACCGTCGGCCTGAGGTCGCCCGACCCCGCCGCGGTCGGCGCCGGCTACGCGGCGCTGGCGGCCGTGCGCGACGACGTGGTCGCGTCCGGCGAGCCCGGGACCTCGGAGGCGCGCGAGCTGTCGATGGGCATGAGCGGGGACCTGGAGGTGGCCGTCCGCCACGGCGCGACGCTCGTGCGGGTCGGGTCGGCCGTGTTCGGGGCGCGCCCACCGGCCTGA
- a CDS encoding oxygenase MpaB family protein — MTTTAGRPTARSAPRAPRPGPRTWVADARREAGTRLFLRVAGPDGVEQRERIHGTPGPRWFPPGSAIRTVHGDASMFVGGLRALLLQSLHPAAMAAVGAHSGYRGDPWGRLARTSTFLADTVFGTADDAAAAVERVRAVHRRIRGRTPDGIDYAADDPRLLRWVHVAEIDSFLRAHRRYGVHPLDDRAADEYVAQAAVVGRALGAAKVPTTVAGLAAAIEDFRPVLGPSVAARDAAQFLLHEPPVPRSMRAGYVALVRAAVASLPGWALDDLGVAPPGRVRRRVDEAAGAAATRTVRWLLGADDAGRVTHGDHASSDPAA; from the coding sequence ATGACGACGACAGCGGGCCGCCCCACCGCACGCTCCGCGCCACGGGCGCCCCGGCCCGGCCCCCGGACCTGGGTCGCGGACGCGCGACGGGAGGCCGGCACACGGCTCTTCCTGCGCGTGGCCGGACCGGACGGCGTCGAGCAGCGCGAGCGGATCCACGGGACGCCCGGGCCGCGGTGGTTCCCGCCGGGGAGCGCGATCCGGACCGTGCACGGCGACGCGTCGATGTTCGTCGGCGGGCTGCGCGCGCTGCTGCTGCAGTCGCTGCACCCGGCGGCGATGGCGGCGGTCGGCGCGCACTCGGGCTACCGCGGCGACCCGTGGGGCAGGCTCGCGCGGACCAGCACGTTCCTCGCCGACACGGTCTTCGGGACGGCCGACGACGCGGCGGCGGCGGTCGAGCGGGTGCGGGCCGTGCACCGCCGCATCCGCGGTCGGACGCCCGACGGCATCGACTACGCGGCGGACGACCCCCGGCTGCTGCGGTGGGTGCACGTCGCGGAGATCGACAGCTTCCTGCGCGCGCACCGTCGGTACGGCGTCCACCCGCTCGACGACCGCGCCGCCGACGAGTACGTCGCGCAGGCCGCGGTCGTGGGCCGGGCGCTCGGCGCGGCCAAGGTGCCGACGACGGTCGCGGGGCTGGCGGCGGCGATCGAGGACTTCCGCCCGGTGCTCGGTCCGAGCGTCGCCGCACGGGACGCCGCCCAGTTCCTGCTGCACGAGCCGCCCGTGCCGCGCAGCATGCGTGCCGGGTACGTGGCGCTCGTGCGCGCGGCCGTGGCGTCGTTGCCGGGCTGGGCGCTCGACGACCTCGGCGTCGCGCCGCCGGGACGCGTGCGCCGGCGCGTCGACGAGGCGGCGGGTGCTGCCGCCACCCGGACCGTCCGGTGGCTGCTGGGTGCGGACGACGCCGGCCGCGTCACGCACGGCGACCACGCGTCGAGCGACCCGGCCGCCTGA
- a CDS encoding acyltransferase family protein, whose protein sequence is MTTSSPIAAQREPRRLASLDGLRGVAALVVVVHHSLLTSAMMLGPYLKEPVRFDPWTWQWFLTATPLHLLWDGTSAVFVFFVLSGLVLALPAASGAPARWDVYYVRRLLRLYLPVWGSLAFAWVTTVLVDRHQGVGSTWLQHREAYSLSGVPRDALLVTGVDALNGSLWTLQWEVLFSLLLPAYLLAARLLRRWLPAVAVLLLALVGVGWVVNSLGPLRYLPVFGLGVVMAFERDRLHRLAAAIDARRRGWAVAYAGVVVTVSAYWLIFLVATPSELVAAFGHTTGVAGAVLAVFCAMYGPAFRRALESAPVQWLGTRSFSLYLVQEPVVTAVAIAWTATVGAGLTVAVAVPVSLACAALFYLAVERPSLRLSQRAGRAVAARRPLTRSRTRHPAPAVPADVRSAADGSTPVATGR, encoded by the coding sequence GTGACGACCTCGTCCCCGATCGCGGCCCAGCGGGAACCGCGCCGCCTGGCCTCGCTCGACGGGCTGCGCGGCGTCGCCGCCCTCGTGGTCGTCGTGCACCACAGCCTCCTGACGTCCGCGATGATGCTCGGCCCGTACCTCAAGGAGCCCGTGCGCTTCGACCCGTGGACGTGGCAGTGGTTCCTGACGGCGACGCCGCTGCACCTCCTGTGGGACGGGACGAGCGCCGTCTTCGTGTTCTTCGTCCTGTCCGGTCTCGTGCTCGCGCTGCCCGCGGCGAGCGGGGCCCCCGCGCGCTGGGACGTGTACTACGTGCGCCGGCTGCTGCGCCTGTACCTGCCGGTCTGGGGCTCGCTCGCGTTCGCGTGGGTGACGACGGTGCTCGTCGACCGGCACCAGGGCGTCGGCTCCACGTGGCTGCAGCACCGCGAGGCGTACTCCCTGTCCGGCGTGCCGCGCGACGCGCTGCTGGTCACCGGCGTGGACGCGCTCAACGGCTCGCTGTGGACGCTCCAGTGGGAGGTCCTGTTCTCGCTGCTGCTGCCGGCGTACCTGCTCGCCGCTCGCCTCCTGCGACGGTGGCTGCCCGCCGTCGCGGTACTGCTGCTCGCGCTGGTCGGCGTCGGCTGGGTCGTGAACTCGCTCGGGCCGCTGCGCTACCTGCCGGTGTTCGGGCTGGGCGTCGTCATGGCCTTCGAGCGGGACCGGCTGCACCGGCTCGCGGCCGCGATCGACGCCCGGCGACGCGGCTGGGCGGTCGCGTACGCGGGCGTCGTCGTCACGGTGAGCGCCTACTGGCTGATCTTCCTGGTCGCGACGCCGAGCGAGCTGGTCGCCGCGTTCGGGCACACGACGGGCGTCGCGGGCGCCGTGCTGGCGGTGTTCTGCGCGATGTACGGGCCCGCGTTCCGGCGCGCGCTCGAGTCCGCACCCGTGCAGTGGCTCGGCACCCGGTCGTTCAGCCTCTACCTGGTGCAGGAGCCCGTGGTGACGGCCGTCGCGATCGCCTGGACGGCCACCGTAGGCGCCGGGCTCACGGTCGCGGTCGCGGTACCGGTGTCGCTCGCCTGCGCGGCCCTGTTCTACCTCGCCGTCGAACGGCCGTCGCTGCGCCTGTCGCAGCGGGCGGGCCGCGCGGTCGCCGCACGGCGGCCGCTCACCCGGTCCCGGACGCGCCACCCGGCTCCCGCCGTCCCGGCCGACGTCCGGTCAGCCGCCGACGGATCGACGCCCGTCGCGACAGGACGGTGA
- a CDS encoding right-handed parallel beta-helix repeat-containing protein, with product MRRRRPVVLVVVALGATLVASPASARPPQPTCGETLTRSTTLLADLVCTTAPGLRLAPGVTLNLGGHTLRGPGSGNGLDVAWSGPVVVRNGTITGWGTGVDTWADVDPDADPEAEAGPLTVTRVTFEGSGRGIDASGESGTGRFRKTTTIDRSVFRGLDQAIQGDWFAEVAVDRSTFADNRIGLWTEGAATVTDSTFARHRWALRATEASLDVAGSTFVDNETAVGPIFSAAASVDRSRFDGNGVAVDTSGSFVMSVRASRFTANDRAVSLGGYGEVLVEGNVLRGNRVAIGSTAPDALSEATVVDNTLRLNGDGIVLDDADASVRVGGNDVRRSTGWGIYAPGVTDLGGNVARGNGSDPQCVGVVCTAS from the coding sequence ATGCGCCGTCGCCGTCCCGTCGTGCTCGTCGTCGTCGCGCTCGGCGCGACGCTGGTCGCGTCGCCCGCGTCCGCGCGACCACCGCAGCCCACCTGCGGCGAGACCCTGACGCGCAGCACGACCCTGCTCGCCGACCTCGTGTGCACGACCGCGCCCGGCCTGCGCCTCGCGCCCGGTGTGACGCTCAACCTGGGCGGGCACACGCTCCGCGGCCCCGGCAGCGGGAACGGGCTCGACGTCGCCTGGAGCGGGCCGGTCGTCGTCCGCAACGGCACGATCACCGGCTGGGGCACGGGCGTCGACACGTGGGCCGACGTCGACCCGGACGCCGACCCGGAGGCCGAGGCCGGTCCACTCACGGTCACCCGCGTGACGTTCGAGGGCAGCGGGCGCGGCATCGACGCGTCCGGCGAGTCCGGGACGGGTCGCTTCCGCAAGACGACGACGATCGACCGGTCCGTCTTCCGGGGGCTGGACCAGGCGATCCAGGGCGACTGGTTCGCCGAGGTGGCGGTGGACCGGTCGACGTTCGCCGACAACCGGATCGGGCTGTGGACCGAGGGGGCCGCCACCGTGACGGACAGCACGTTCGCACGTCACCGGTGGGCGCTGCGGGCGACGGAGGCGTCGCTCGACGTCGCCGGCTCGACGTTCGTCGACAACGAGACCGCCGTGGGGCCGATCTTCAGCGCCGCCGCGAGCGTCGACAGGAGCCGCTTCGACGGCAACGGTGTCGCCGTCGACACGAGCGGCAGCTTCGTCATGTCGGTCCGGGCGTCGCGGTTCACGGCCAACGACCGGGCCGTCTCGCTCGGCGGCTACGGCGAGGTGCTCGTCGAGGGCAACGTCCTGCGCGGCAACCGGGTCGCGATCGGGAGCACGGCGCCCGACGCCCTCTCCGAGGCGACGGTCGTCGACAACACGCTGCGCCTCAACGGCGACGGCATCGTCCTCGACGACGCCGACGCGTCGGTGCGGGTCGGCGGCAACGACGTGCGCCGCAGCACCGGCTGGGGCATCTACGCCCCCGGCGTGACGGACCTCGGCGGCAACGTCGCGCGCGGCAACGGCAGCGACCCGCAGTGCGTGGGCGTCGTCTGCACGGCGTCCTGA
- a CDS encoding DEAD/DEAH box helicase yields MSTATLADRIPADPTDADALYEAFTGWAADRGLALYPHQEEALLELVTGAHVILSTPTGSGKSLVATAAHFVALAQGRRTYYTAPLKALVSEKFFALVEAFGSQNVGMMTGDSAVNPTAPIVCCTAEILANLALRDGEDADVGQVVMDEFHFYADPQRGWAWQVPLLELPRTQFLLMSATLGDVSFFRDDLHRRTGLDVAVVANAQRPVPLTFTYAVEPLHELLDELVKTRRSPVYVVHFTQKEAVERAQSLLSTTLASREQRDAIAAELGAFRFGPGFGRTLSRLLRHGVGVHHAGMLPKYRRVVERLTQKGLLPVVCGTDTLGVGINVPIRTVLLTSLVKYDGVRMRHLSAREFHQIAGRAGRAGFDTVGEVIVLAPEHVIENRRALEKAGDDPRKLKKIVRKQAPAGHVNWTDKTFERLRDAPPEPLTSSFAVSHAMVLHVLARPGDPVAHMTRLLTDNHEPEAARGRHVRRAIAVYRSLRASGVVERPWVEDPSAPHGRRRAVRLTHDLPPNFALNQALSPFAYAALDLLDRDDPAYAHDVVSVLEATLDDPRQVLAAQENRARGEAVAAMKADGLDYDERMALLEDVTYPKPLAELLDAAFTTYRQTNPWVADLALSPKSVVREMHEKAMTFAEYVSHYQLDRTEGVLLRYLADAYRALRQTVPEDARTEELWEIVEWLGDLVRRTDSSLLDEWERLSNPLDEPGADAPGGTDDDTPEPITANPRVFRALVRGALFRRVELVAREAYDALAALGDRDDEGAPWTSDRWADALDPYYDDHDEVLTGPAARGPALFQVTATPTTWQVRQLLDDPEGDHDWRIDAVVDLPGSDETGEVQLRVTAVGPL; encoded by the coding sequence ATGAGCACCGCGACCCTCGCCGACCGCATCCCGGCGGACCCGACCGACGCCGACGCGCTGTACGAGGCGTTCACGGGGTGGGCCGCCGACCGCGGCCTCGCCCTCTACCCGCACCAGGAGGAGGCGCTCCTCGAGCTCGTGACGGGCGCGCACGTGATCCTGTCGACGCCGACGGGCTCCGGGAAGTCGCTCGTCGCGACGGCCGCGCACTTCGTCGCGCTGGCCCAGGGCCGTCGCACGTACTACACCGCACCGCTCAAGGCGCTGGTGAGCGAGAAGTTCTTCGCGCTCGTCGAGGCGTTCGGCTCGCAGAACGTCGGCATGATGACGGGCGACTCGGCCGTGAACCCGACGGCGCCGATCGTCTGCTGCACCGCCGAGATCCTGGCCAACCTCGCGCTGCGCGACGGCGAGGACGCCGACGTCGGCCAGGTCGTCATGGACGAGTTCCACTTCTACGCCGACCCGCAGCGCGGCTGGGCGTGGCAGGTGCCGCTCCTGGAGCTGCCGCGCACGCAGTTCCTGCTGATGTCGGCGACGCTCGGCGACGTGTCGTTCTTCCGCGACGACCTGCACCGCCGCACGGGCCTCGACGTGGCCGTCGTCGCCAACGCGCAGCGTCCTGTGCCGCTGACGTTCACGTACGCGGTCGAGCCGCTGCACGAGCTGCTCGACGAGCTCGTGAAGACGCGCCGCTCCCCCGTCTACGTCGTGCACTTCACGCAGAAGGAGGCCGTCGAGCGCGCGCAGTCGCTGCTGTCGACGACGCTCGCGAGCCGCGAGCAGCGCGACGCGATCGCCGCCGAGCTCGGCGCGTTCCGGTTCGGGCCCGGCTTCGGCCGCACGCTGTCGCGACTGCTGCGGCACGGCGTCGGCGTGCACCACGCGGGCATGCTGCCGAAGTACCGCCGGGTCGTGGAGCGCCTCACGCAGAAGGGTCTGCTGCCCGTCGTGTGCGGCACGGACACGCTCGGCGTCGGCATCAACGTGCCGATCCGGACCGTCCTGCTCACGAGCCTCGTGAAGTACGACGGCGTGCGCATGCGGCACCTGTCGGCGCGTGAGTTCCACCAGATCGCCGGGCGCGCCGGCCGCGCGGGCTTCGACACCGTCGGCGAGGTCATCGTCCTCGCGCCCGAGCACGTCATCGAGAACCGCCGGGCGCTGGAGAAGGCCGGTGACGACCCCCGCAAGCTCAAGAAGATCGTCCGCAAGCAGGCGCCCGCCGGTCACGTGAACTGGACCGACAAGACGTTCGAGCGCCTGCGCGACGCGCCGCCCGAGCCGCTGACGTCGTCGTTCGCGGTGTCGCACGCGATGGTCCTGCACGTCCTGGCCCGCCCGGGCGACCCGGTCGCGCACATGACGCGGCTGCTCACCGACAACCACGAGCCCGAGGCCGCGCGCGGGCGGCACGTGCGCCGCGCGATCGCCGTCTACCGGTCGCTGCGGGCGTCGGGCGTCGTCGAGCGGCCCTGGGTCGAGGACCCGTCGGCGCCGCACGGTCGCCGTCGCGCCGTCCGGCTCACGCACGACCTGCCGCCCAACTTCGCGCTCAACCAGGCGCTGTCCCCGTTCGCGTACGCCGCGCTCGACCTGCTCGACCGCGACGACCCGGCGTACGCGCACGACGTCGTGTCCGTGCTGGAGGCGACGCTCGACGACCCGCGCCAGGTGCTCGCCGCGCAGGAGAACCGCGCCCGCGGTGAGGCCGTCGCCGCGATGAAGGCCGACGGGCTCGACTACGACGAGCGCATGGCGCTGCTCGAGGACGTCACCTACCCGAAGCCGCTCGCGGAGCTGCTCGACGCGGCGTTCACGACGTACCGGCAGACCAACCCGTGGGTCGCCGACCTGGCGCTGTCGCCCAAGTCGGTCGTGCGCGAGATGCACGAGAAGGCGATGACGTTCGCCGAGTACGTGTCGCACTACCAGCTCGACCGGACCGAGGGCGTCCTGCTGCGCTACCTCGCCGACGCGTACCGCGCGCTGCGCCAGACGGTCCCCGAGGACGCCCGCACCGAGGAGCTGTGGGAGATCGTCGAGTGGCTCGGCGACCTCGTGCGGCGCACCGACTCGAGCCTGCTCGACGAGTGGGAGCGCCTGTCGAACCCGCTCGACGAGCCCGGGGCCGACGCGCCCGGCGGCACCGACGACGACACGCCCGAGCCGATCACGGCCAACCCGCGCGTCTTCCGGGCACTCGTCCGCGGCGCCCTGTTCCGGCGCGTCGAGCTCGTGGCGCGTGAGGCGTACGACGCGCTCGCCGCGCTGGGCGACCGCGACGACGAGGGCGCGCCGTGGACGTCGGACCGGTGGGCCGACGCGCTCGACCCCTACTACGACGACCACGACGAGGTGCTGACGGGTCCGGCGGCGCGCGGCCCCGCGCTGTTCCAGGTGACCGCCACCCCCACGACGTGGCAGGTCAGACAGCTCCTCGACGACCCGGAGGGCGACCACGACTGGCGCATCGACGCCGTCGTCGACCTGCCCGGCTCGGACGAGACGGGTGAGGTCCAGCTCCGCGTGACGGCCGTCGGGCCGCTCTGA
- a CDS encoding glutamine amidotransferase, which translates to MKPFVLLASRAQDVAADAEYAAMLAYGHLRPEELHRVRLEAGPMPDLDLDGLSGILVGGSPFDASTPQDEKSAVQVRVEKEMSTLLDEVVARDLPFLGACYGVGTLGVHQGGVIDRVHAEPISAVRITLTPDGRADPLLADVPDTFDAFVGHKEACRVLPPTATLLASSPACPVQMFRVRTNLYATQFHPELDVDGISTRIRVYREYGYFQPDEADAVLAGVRGADVWAPPRILAAFVRRYARD; encoded by the coding sequence ATGAAGCCGTTCGTCCTGCTCGCGTCGCGGGCGCAGGACGTCGCCGCGGACGCGGAGTACGCGGCGATGCTCGCCTACGGCCACCTGCGACCCGAGGAGCTCCACCGGGTCCGGCTCGAGGCGGGGCCGATGCCGGACCTCGACCTCGACGGGCTGTCCGGCATCCTCGTCGGTGGCAGCCCGTTCGACGCGAGCACCCCGCAGGACGAGAAGTCGGCGGTGCAGGTGCGCGTCGAGAAGGAGATGTCCACGTTGCTCGACGAGGTCGTCGCGCGCGACCTGCCGTTCCTGGGCGCGTGCTACGGCGTCGGGACGCTCGGCGTGCACCAGGGCGGTGTGATCGACCGCGTCCACGCCGAGCCGATCTCCGCGGTGCGCATCACGCTCACGCCCGACGGGCGGGCCGACCCGCTGCTCGCCGACGTGCCCGACACCTTCGACGCGTTCGTGGGGCACAAGGAGGCGTGCCGGGTCCTGCCGCCCACGGCGACGCTGCTCGCGTCCTCGCCCGCCTGCCCGGTCCAGATGTTCCGTGTGCGCACGAACCTCTACGCGACCCAGTTCCACCCCGAGCTCGACGTGGACGGCATCTCGACCCGGATCCGCGTGTACCGCGAGTACGGCTACTTCCAGCCGGACGAGGCCGACGCGGTGCTCGCGGGCGTGCGCGGCGCCGACGTGTGGGCGCCGCCCCGCATCCTCGCGGCGTTCGTCCGGCGGTACGCGCGGGACTGA